TCAACCGTACATGCTGTTGTGACAGTATTTTTTGTACTGTCACTGTCTTGtgtgtaaaacctttttaataaaaaatagtaGCTGATGGCATCAAAGCAACAGTTTGTGGAGGCGATCCACTCCGACACTTGTAAAAACACATGACTGGGTAAATGTACGGAATCACAGCTGGAGAAGAAACTGTCCAAAATTGCAATGTGGAATGGTGTGTAGCAGATAAGAAAGACGATCATGTTTGCTTTCACTATACCAACAATACTTTTCCTTTCCTCAGACTGGTTCTGCTCTTTCACCATAATACAAATGATCCCACTGGAACAGAACACAATTATCAACAGAGGAGCCAGGTAGCCAAGAGACAACACTAACACGCCAAGCTGTGGATGGAGACGACGATGGGCTTTGTGTCTTTCATAGCATGCCCAGAGGTTTTTGGGATAATAATCCTCACGAAAAGCAACAAC
This genomic window from Fundulus heteroclitus isolate FHET01 chromosome 6, MU-UCD_Fhet_4.1, whole genome shotgun sequence contains:
- the LOC118563332 gene encoding G-protein coupled receptor 35-like encodes the protein MCRNTTNDTLETYRYLEGLGYSLVFVLGLLICGAALWAFIAKRASWTDSHIYMLNLVLADFALVLFLPFRVYDAFFCLPITFFCTFLIFIHFINMYASILTMTAISVHRYLSIRFPLQARSWRRRKEAAVAVCLLIWLFLVSVVVAFREDYYPKNLWACYERHKAHRRLHPQLGVLVLSLGYLAPLLIIVFCSSGIICIMVKEQNQSEERKSIVGIVKANMIVFLICYTPFHIAILDSFFSSCDSVHLPSHVFLQVSEWIASTNCCFDAISYYFLLKRFYTQDSDSTKNTVTTACTVD